The Theropithecus gelada isolate Dixy chromosome 11, Tgel_1.0, whole genome shotgun sequence genome includes a region encoding these proteins:
- the MYF5 gene encoding myogenic factor 5, whose amino-acid sequence MDVMDGCQFSPSEYFYDGSCIPSPEGEFGDEFVPRVAAFGAHKAELQGSDEDEHVRAPTGHHQAGHCLMWACKACKRKSTTMDRRKAATMRERRRLKKVNQAFETLKRCTTTNPNQRLPKVEILRNAIRYIESLQELLREQVENYYSLPGQSCSEPTSPTSNCSDGMPECNSPVWSRKSSTFDSIYCSDVSNVYATDKNSLSSLDCLSNIVDRITSSEQPGLPLRDPASLSQVASTDSQPATPGASSSRLIYHVL is encoded by the exons ATGGATGTGATGGATGGCTGCCAGTTCTCACCTTCTGAGTACTTCTACGACGGCTCCTGCATCCCGTCCCCCGAGGGTGAATTTGGGGACGAGTTTGTGCCGCGAGTGGCTGCCTTCGGAGCGCACAAAGCAGAGCTGCAGGGCTCAGACGAGGACGAGCACGTGCGAGCGCCTACCGGCCACCACCAGGCTGGTCACTGCCTCATGTGGGCCTGCAAAGCCTGCAAGAGGAAGTCCACCACCATGGATAGGCGGAAGGCAGCCACCATGCGCGAGAGGAGGCGCCTGAAGAAGGTCAACCAGGCTTTCGAAACCCTCAAGAGGTGCACCACGACCAACCCCAACCAGAGGCTGCCCAAGGTGGAGATCCTCAGGAATGCCATCCGCTACATCGAGAGCCTACAGGAGTTGCTGAGAGAGCAGGTGGAGAACTACTATAGCCTGCCGGGACAGAGCTGCTCAGAGCCCACCAGCCCTACCTCCAACTGCTCTGATGGCATG CCCGAATGTAACAGTCCTGTCTGGTCCAGAAAGAGCAGCACTTTTGACAGCATCTACTGTTCTGATGTATCAAATG TATATGCCACAGATAAAAACTCCTTATCCAGCTTGGATTGCTTATCCAACATAGTGGACCGGATCACCTCCTCAGAGCAACCTGGGTTGCCTCTCCGGGATCCGGCGTCTCTCTCTCAAGTTGCCAGCACCGATTCACAGCCTGCAACTCCAGGGGCTTCTAGTTCCAGGCTTATCTATCATGTGCTATGA